A region of Streptomyces sp. NBC_01788 DNA encodes the following proteins:
- the ptsP gene encoding phosphoenolpyruvate--protein phosphotransferase, whose protein sequence is METTLRGVGVSHGVAIGEVRHMGTAVLEPPAKQIPAEEAEREQGRARQAVEAVAADLMARGHLAGGEAQAVLEAQALMAQDPELIADVERRIAVGSTAERAVYDAFAAYRDLLAAAGEYFAGRVADLDDVRNRIVARLLGVPMPGVPDSDEPYVLVARDLAPADTALLDPTLVLGFVTEEGGPTSHSAILARALGVPAVVALPGAVELAEGTVIAVDGSTGEIFVNPGEEKKAQLEAAAAERRAALASATGPGATSDGHKVPLLANIGGPADVPAALEAGAEGVGLFRTEFLFLDDNKNAPSEEKQVATYRQVLEAFPEGRVVVRVLDAGADKPLDFLTPADEPNPALGVRGLRTLLEHPEVLRTQLSALAKAAEGLPVYLEVMAPMVADRTDARAFADACRAAGLRAKFGAMVEIPSAALRARSVLQEVEFLSLGTNDLAQYTFAADRQVGAVSRLQDPWQPALLDLVAIATEAARAEGKSCGVCGEAASDPLLACVLTGLGVTSLSMGAASLPYVRATLAKFTLAQCERAAAAARAADSADEARSAAQAVLSGE, encoded by the coding sequence ATGGAGACAACGCTGCGAGGCGTCGGTGTGAGCCACGGTGTGGCGATCGGCGAGGTTCGGCACATGGGAACGGCGGTGCTGGAGCCGCCCGCCAAGCAGATCCCCGCAGAGGAGGCGGAGCGCGAACAGGGGCGCGCCCGCCAGGCGGTGGAGGCCGTGGCGGCCGATCTGATGGCACGCGGCCATCTGGCCGGGGGCGAAGCGCAGGCCGTGCTCGAGGCACAGGCCCTGATGGCGCAGGACCCCGAGCTGATCGCGGATGTGGAGCGGCGTATCGCCGTCGGCAGCACGGCCGAGCGGGCCGTGTACGACGCGTTCGCCGCCTACCGGGACCTGCTCGCCGCCGCCGGTGAGTACTTCGCGGGCCGGGTGGCCGACCTGGACGACGTGCGGAATCGTATCGTCGCCCGTCTGCTCGGGGTGCCGATGCCGGGCGTGCCGGACAGCGACGAGCCGTACGTGCTGGTCGCCCGTGACCTGGCGCCGGCGGACACGGCGCTGCTGGACCCGACGCTGGTCCTGGGCTTCGTCACCGAGGAGGGCGGGCCGACGAGTCACAGCGCGATCCTGGCGCGGGCGCTCGGTGTGCCGGCCGTCGTCGCACTGCCCGGCGCCGTCGAACTGGCCGAGGGCACGGTGATCGCCGTCGACGGCAGTACCGGTGAGATCTTCGTGAACCCCGGTGAGGAGAAGAAGGCTCAGCTGGAGGCCGCTGCCGCCGAGCGCAGGGCCGCGCTGGCATCCGCGACCGGTCCCGGTGCCACGTCGGACGGCCACAAGGTGCCGCTGCTCGCGAACATCGGCGGTCCCGCGGACGTGCCCGCGGCGCTCGAAGCCGGTGCCGAGGGTGTGGGTCTGTTCCGGACCGAGTTCCTGTTCCTGGACGACAACAAGAACGCGCCGTCCGAGGAGAAGCAGGTCGCGACCTACCGGCAGGTGCTGGAGGCCTTCCCCGAGGGCCGGGTCGTGGTGCGTGTGCTGGACGCGGGCGCGGACAAGCCGCTGGACTTCCTGACGCCGGCCGACGAGCCGAACCCGGCTCTCGGTGTGCGGGGGCTGCGGACGCTGCTCGAACACCCGGAGGTGCTGCGCACCCAGCTTTCGGCGCTCGCCAAGGCCGCCGAGGGCCTGCCGGTCTACCTCGAGGTGATGGCCCCGATGGTCGCGGACCGGACGGACGCGAGGGCGTTCGCGGACGCGTGCCGTGCCGCGGGGCTGCGGGCGAAGTTCGGTGCGATGGTCGAGATCCCGTCGGCCGCGCTGCGGGCGCGCTCGGTGCTTCAGGAGGTGGAGTTCCTTTCGCTGGGGACCAACGACCTCGCGCAGTACACCTTCGCCGCCGACCGTCAGGTGGGTGCGGTGTCGCGCCTGCAGGACCCCTGGCAGCCCGCGCTGCTCGACCTGGTCGCGATCGCCACCGAGGCTGCGCGGGCCGAGGGCAAGAGCTGCGGTGTCTGCGGTGAGGCCGCGTCCGACCCGCTGCTCGCGTGTGTGCTGACCGGTCTGGGGGTCACCTCCCTTTCCATGGGCGCGGCGTCGCTTCCCTATGTACGGGCGACGCTGGCGAAGTTCACGCTGGCGCAGTGCGAGCGTGCGGCGGCCGCGGCGCGTGCCGCGGACAGCGCGGACGAGGCGCGCAGCGCGGCGCAGGCGGTGCTGTCCGGCGAGTGA
- a CDS encoding NUDIX domain-containing protein, whose protein sequence is MSDIPHATANSVPHSHCSSCGAPYGEGVGGWPRTCPACGTVAYRNPLPVAVALQPVYDARGTALVVITRAIAPARGGTALPGGYIDDHEDWRHAVVRELQEETGIEAAARDVRLADAMSSPDGHLLLFGLLPERPVEDLPRFTATEETEDRHLLRTPAELAFPLHTRAVRAWFDGRYV, encoded by the coding sequence GTGTCCGACATCCCGCACGCGACCGCCAACTCCGTACCGCACTCCCACTGTTCGAGCTGCGGAGCGCCGTACGGCGAGGGCGTCGGCGGCTGGCCCCGTACCTGCCCGGCCTGCGGCACCGTGGCCTACCGCAACCCGCTGCCGGTCGCGGTGGCCCTCCAGCCCGTGTACGACGCCCGGGGCACCGCCCTGGTCGTCATCACCCGCGCCATCGCCCCCGCGCGCGGGGGAACGGCCCTGCCGGGCGGCTACATCGACGACCACGAGGACTGGCGCCATGCCGTCGTCCGCGAACTCCAGGAGGAGACCGGGATCGAGGCGGCCGCACGCGATGTACGGCTCGCCGACGCGATGAGCTCGCCCGACGGGCATCTGCTGCTCTTCGGACTGCTGCCGGAGCGCCCCGTCGAGGACCTTCCGCGGTTCACCGCCACTGAAGAGACGGAGGACCGGCACCTGCTGCGCACGCCCGCCGAGCTCGCCTTCCCCCTGCACACACGGGCCGTCCGGGCCTGGTTCGACGGCCGCTACGTCTGA
- a CDS encoding TIM-barrel domain-containing protein, with amino-acid sequence MDGRDLVRSVKAVGSAGVAHGLRTVRAAWRRRRADAGGLPSRGAERARVPGAVLDVEPGPGGGVVRFARSELRIAVAGNGAVFWGWDSAGPEPSYALAGRCPEPDPRAVLEPDKDGGWRVVAERVTVGVSRHGAIEVRTPGGVPLRRDLPPRWWEPAGGGPARWSQRSEVAADARFFGLGGRARGPWLRDGTYRLWNTDPGHARGRGDDPLHITMPVQLVVADAGTHLVFHDNSWDGALTLREGTEGAGSGHDRAGASELRMDGGPLRCWVVVGTPARVAHVWSSLTGAAALPPAWALGHHHTRSGFGGEQEVRRIVAGHHEHGLPLDAVHLDVEHYDAHQVFTVDEDRFPKLPVLAEELRRDGIRLVSVVEPAVKAAPGNAVYDGGTVADAFVRDASGRMVRGVVRSGEAVFPDFTHARVREWWGGLYRERLDRGFAGFRHDMNEPTSFTAFGETTLPRSARHALEGRGGDHRQAHNVYALCMAEAAYEGLLGLVPDERPFLLSRSGWAGMQRYGGAWPGDVATGWPGLRASLSLVLGLGLCGVPFSGPDVGGPDGGPSPELYLRRLQLGSHLPLFRTHASPRAGRGEPWESGPEVLEHARVALVERRRLLPYFVTLAHLARRTGAPCVRPLWWGAPEDRALRDCEDAFLLGDGLLVAPVLGPGTDRRAVRLPRGRWYDMATGRPYEGPGQVLVDAPLARIPVFARAGAVIPVRGEDGGLELEVWAPAPGRTGGGFVVPDAGDGWEEPEIERYATRRQGDRVVVEREREDGAGEPLHPLRIRGLGAS; translated from the coding sequence ATGGACGGTCGTGACCTGGTGCGTTCGGTGAAGGCGGTCGGTTCGGCGGGGGTGGCCCACGGGCTGCGCACGGTGCGGGCCGCGTGGCGCCGGCGGCGTGCCGACGCCGGCGGCCTGCCGTCGCGGGGGGCCGAACGCGCGCGCGTACCCGGCGCGGTGCTCGACGTGGAGCCCGGGCCCGGGGGCGGGGTCGTCCGGTTCGCCCGCTCGGAACTCCGTATCGCCGTCGCCGGGAACGGGGCCGTCTTCTGGGGCTGGGACAGCGCCGGCCCCGAACCGTCGTACGCGCTCGCCGGCCGGTGCCCCGAGCCGGACCCGCGCGCGGTGCTGGAGCCGGACAAGGACGGGGGCTGGCGGGTCGTGGCGGAGCGGGTCACCGTCGGCGTCTCGCGGCACGGCGCGATCGAGGTCCGCACCCCCGGGGGCGTGCCGCTGCGCCGTGATCTGCCGCCCCGCTGGTGGGAACCGGCCGGCGGGGGCCCGGCACGGTGGTCCCAGCGCTCGGAAGTGGCGGCCGACGCACGGTTCTTCGGGCTGGGCGGCCGGGCGCGCGGTCCGTGGTTGCGCGACGGCACCTACCGCCTGTGGAACACCGATCCCGGCCACGCGCGCGGCCGAGGTGACGACCCGCTCCACATCACCATGCCGGTCCAGCTTGTCGTGGCCGACGCGGGCACGCACCTGGTGTTCCACGACAACTCCTGGGACGGCGCCCTCACCCTGCGGGAGGGTACGGAGGGGGCCGGGTCGGGCCACGACAGGGCCGGGGCGAGCGAGCTCAGGATGGACGGGGGCCCGCTGCGCTGCTGGGTGGTCGTCGGCACCCCCGCGCGCGTGGCGCACGTCTGGTCCTCCCTCACCGGTGCGGCCGCGCTGCCGCCCGCGTGGGCCCTGGGTCACCATCACACGCGATCGGGCTTCGGCGGCGAACAGGAGGTGCGGCGGATCGTCGCGGGCCACCACGAGCACGGACTGCCGCTGGACGCCGTGCACCTGGACGTCGAGCACTACGACGCGCACCAGGTGTTCACGGTCGACGAGGACCGCTTCCCCAAGCTGCCGGTGCTGGCCGAGGAGCTGCGGCGGGACGGGATCCGGCTGGTGTCCGTCGTCGAACCGGCCGTGAAGGCCGCGCCGGGGAACGCCGTGTACGACGGCGGTACGGTCGCGGACGCCTTCGTGCGGGACGCGTCGGGGCGGATGGTGCGGGGCGTCGTCCGGTCCGGGGAGGCGGTCTTCCCGGACTTCACGCACGCGCGCGTGCGTGAGTGGTGGGGCGGCTTGTACCGGGAGCGGCTGGATCGGGGCTTCGCCGGTTTCCGGCACGACATGAACGAGCCGACCTCCTTCACGGCCTTCGGCGAGACGACCCTGCCCCGGTCGGCCCGGCACGCCCTGGAGGGCCGGGGCGGCGACCATCGCCAGGCGCACAACGTGTACGCCCTGTGCATGGCCGAGGCGGCGTACGAGGGGCTGCTCGGCCTGGTCCCCGATGAGCGGCCATTCCTCCTCTCGCGCTCCGGGTGGGCCGGGATGCAGCGCTACGGCGGCGCCTGGCCGGGAGACGTGGCCACCGGCTGGCCGGGGCTGCGGGCGTCGCTGTCACTGGTCCTGGGGCTCGGTCTGTGCGGAGTGCCGTTCTCCGGCCCGGACGTGGGCGGGCCCGACGGCGGCCCCTCGCCCGAGCTGTATCTGCGCCGGCTCCAACTGGGTTCCCACCTGCCGCTGTTCCGCACGCACGCGAGCCCGCGGGCGGGGCGCGGGGAGCCGTGGGAGTCCGGGCCGGAGGTCCTGGAGCACGCGCGCGTGGCGCTCGTCGAGCGCCGGCGTCTGCTGCCGTACTTCGTGACCCTCGCGCATCTGGCGCGGCGCACCGGGGCGCCCTGTGTGCGGCCGCTGTGGTGGGGCGCGCCGGAGGACCGGGCGCTGCGCGACTGCGAGGACGCCTTCCTGCTCGGCGACGGCCTTCTTGTCGCCCCTGTGCTCGGCCCCGGTACGGACCGGCGGGCGGTGCGGCTGCCGCGGGGCCGCTGGTACGACATGGCGACGGGACGGCCGTACGAGGGGCCGGGGCAGGTGCTGGTCGACGCTCCGCTCGCGCGGATCCCGGTGTTCGCGCGAGCGGGAGCCGTGATTCCCGTGCGGGGTGAGGACGGCGGTCTGGAACTGGAGGTGTGGGCGCCCGCACCGGGGCGTACCGGGGGCGGTTTCGTGGTGCCGGACGCGGGCGACGGCTGGGAGGAGCCGGAGATCGAGCGCTACGCGACCCGCCGGCAGGGCGATCGGGTCGTCGTCGAGCGCGAGCGGGAGGACGGTGCGGGCGAGCCGCTCCATCCGCTGCGCATACGGGGGCTCGGGGCGTCCTGA
- a CDS encoding PTS sugar transporter subunit IIA: protein MTTVTSPVAGRAIGLAAVPDPVFSGAMVGPGTALDPVREPADAVAPVDGVIVSLHPHAFVVVDEQGRGVLTHLGIDTVQLNGEGFELLVKKGDTVVRGQAVVRWNPAAVEAVGKSPVCPVVALEATADSLSDLRDSGEVKTGDSLFTWK, encoded by the coding sequence ATGACCACCGTGACGTCCCCCGTCGCAGGACGCGCCATCGGACTGGCGGCCGTGCCGGACCCGGTCTTCTCCGGAGCCATGGTCGGCCCCGGCACGGCGCTCGACCCGGTACGTGAGCCCGCCGACGCCGTGGCCCCCGTGGACGGAGTCATCGTCTCGCTGCACCCGCACGCCTTCGTCGTCGTCGACGAGCAGGGGCGCGGAGTCCTCACCCACCTCGGCATCGACACCGTGCAGCTCAACGGCGAGGGGTTCGAGCTGCTGGTGAAGAAGGGCGACACGGTCGTGCGCGGTCAGGCGGTGGTGCGCTGGAACCCCGCCGCCGTCGAAGCCGTCGGCAAGTCCCCCGTGTGCCCGGTCGTGGCCCTGGAGGCCACCGCCGACAGCCTCTCCGATCTTCGCGACAGCGGAGAGGTGAAGACCGGCGACAGCCTCTTCACCTGGAAGTGA
- a CDS encoding mannose-1-phosphate guanyltransferase: MKAVVMAGGEGTRLRPMTSSMPKPLLPVVNRPIMEHVLRLLKRHGLNETVVTVQFLASLVKNYFGDGEELGMELTYANEEKPLGTAGSVKNAEEALKDDAFLVISGDALTDFDLTQLIDFHKEKGAMVTVCLTRVPNPLEFGITIVDEEGKVERFLEKPTWGQVFSDTVNTGIYVMEPEVFNYVDPDVPVDWSGDVFPQLMKEGKPIYGYIAEGYWEDVGTHESYVKAQADVLEGKVDVAIDGFEISPGVWVAEGAEVHPDAELRGPLYIGDYAKVEAGAEIREHTVVGSNVVVKSGAFLHKAVVHDNVYIGQHSNLRGCVVGKNTDIMRAARIEDGAVIGDECLIGEESIVQGNVRVYPFKTIEAGAFVNTSVIWESRGQAHLFGARGVSGILNVEITPELAVRLAGAYATTLKKGSTVTTARDHSRGARALKRAVISALQASAIDVRDLENVPLPVARQQTARGSAGGIMIRTTPGVPDSVDIMFFDGQGADLSQGSQRKLDRVFARQEYRRAFPGEIGDLYFPSSVFDSYTGSLLRNVDTTGITESGLKVVVDASNGSAGLVLPSLLGKLGVDSLTINPGLNEARPTETADMRRAGLVRLGEIVASSGAAFGVRFDPVGERLSLVDERGRIIEDDRALLVMLDLIAAERRSGRVALPVTTTRIAEQVAAYHGTQVEWTTTSPDDLTRVGGEEGTIFGGDGKGGFIVPEFSSVYDGTAAFVRLIGLVARTQLTLSQIDARIPRAHVLKRDLATPWAVKGLVMRRVVEAAGDRFVDTTDGVRVVETDGRWVMVLPDPAEAVTHLWAEGPDDASAQALLDEWAAVVDSAGR, encoded by the coding sequence ATGAAGGCCGTCGTGATGGCCGGAGGCGAAGGCACGCGCCTTCGTCCGATGACCTCGAGTATGCCCAAGCCGCTCCTGCCGGTGGTCAACCGGCCGATCATGGAGCATGTGCTGCGGCTGCTCAAAAGGCATGGGCTGAATGAGACCGTCGTCACAGTCCAGTTCCTGGCCTCGTTGGTCAAGAACTACTTTGGAGATGGTGAAGAGCTCGGAATGGAGCTCACCTATGCCAATGAGGAGAAGCCACTCGGAACCGCCGGAAGCGTCAAGAACGCCGAGGAGGCGTTGAAAGACGACGCCTTCCTCGTCATCTCCGGCGATGCCCTGACCGACTTCGACCTCACTCAGCTGATCGATTTCCACAAGGAAAAGGGAGCGATGGTGACCGTGTGTCTCACGCGCGTGCCCAATCCGCTGGAATTCGGTATCACCATCGTCGACGAAGAAGGCAAGGTCGAGCGCTTCCTGGAGAAGCCGACCTGGGGCCAGGTCTTCTCCGACACCGTGAACACGGGCATCTACGTGATGGAGCCCGAGGTGTTCAACTATGTCGACCCCGATGTTCCGGTCGACTGGTCCGGCGACGTCTTCCCACAGCTGATGAAGGAAGGCAAGCCGATCTACGGCTATATCGCCGAGGGCTACTGGGAGGACGTAGGCACCCACGAGAGCTATGTGAAGGCACAAGCGGACGTCCTGGAGGGCAAGGTCGACGTCGCGATCGACGGCTTCGAGATCTCCCCGGGAGTTTGGGTCGCCGAGGGCGCCGAGGTCCACCCGGACGCTGAGCTGCGCGGGCCGCTCTACATCGGCGACTACGCCAAGGTGGAGGCCGGCGCCGAGATCCGCGAGCACACCGTCGTCGGCTCCAACGTCGTCGTGAAGAGCGGTGCCTTCCTGCACAAGGCCGTCGTGCACGACAACGTCTACATCGGCCAGCACAGCAACCTGCGCGGCTGTGTCGTCGGCAAGAACACCGACATCATGCGCGCGGCGCGGATCGAGGACGGCGCGGTCATCGGAGACGAGTGCCTGATCGGTGAAGAATCGATCGTGCAGGGCAATGTCCGGGTGTATCCGTTCAAGACCATCGAGGCCGGCGCCTTCGTCAACACCTCGGTCATCTGGGAGTCGCGGGGCCAGGCGCACCTGTTCGGGGCGCGCGGAGTGTCCGGGATCCTGAACGTGGAGATCACCCCGGAGCTTGCCGTACGGCTCGCCGGCGCCTACGCGACCACGCTCAAGAAGGGCTCCACGGTCACCACGGCCCGCGACCACTCCCGAGGTGCCCGCGCGCTCAAGCGGGCGGTGATCTCGGCCCTCCAGGCCAGCGCCATCGACGTACGGGACCTGGAGAACGTACCGCTGCCGGTGGCCCGGCAGCAGACCGCGCGGGGCAGCGCCGGCGGCATCATGATCCGGACCACGCCCGGGGTACCCGACTCGGTCGACATCATGTTCTTCGACGGACAGGGCGCCGACCTGTCGCAGGGCAGCCAGCGCAAGCTGGACCGGGTCTTCGCGCGCCAGGAGTACCGGCGTGCGTTCCCGGGCGAGATCGGTGACCTGTACTTCCCGTCCAGCGTCTTCGACTCGTACACCGGTTCGCTGCTGCGCAACGTCGACACCACCGGGATCACCGAGTCGGGCCTCAAGGTCGTCGTGGACGCCTCGAACGGCAGCGCCGGGCTTGTTCTGCCCAGCCTGCTCGGCAAGCTCGGTGTGGACTCACTGACGATCAACCCGGGGCTGAACGAGGCCCGTCCGACGGAGACCGCCGACATGCGGCGCGCGGGTCTGGTCCGGCTCGGGGAGATAGTGGCGTCCTCCGGGGCCGCGTTCGGTGTGCGGTTCGACCCGGTGGGCGAGCGGCTGTCGCTCGTCGACGAGCGGGGCCGCATCATCGAGGACGACCGGGCACTGCTGGTGATGCTCGACCTCATCGCCGCCGAGCGGCGCAGCGGCCGGGTCGCGCTGCCCGTCACGACCACGCGGATCGCCGAGCAGGTGGCCGCCTACCACGGCACTCAGGTGGAGTGGACGACGACCTCTCCCGACGACCTCACAAGGGTCGGCGGCGAGGAGGGGACGATCTTCGGCGGCGACGGCAAGGGCGGATTCATCGTCCCGGAGTTCAGCAGTGTCTACGACGGGACGGCGGCGTTCGTACGGCTCATCGGGCTGGTCGCGCGCACCCAGCTCACCCTGAGCCAGATCGACGCCCGGATCCCGCGCGCGCACGTTCTCAAGCGCGATCTGGCGACGCCGTGGGCCGTGAAGGGCCTGGTGATGCGCCGGGTCGTCGAGGCGGCCGGAGACCGCTTCGTGGACACCACGGACGGGGTGCGGGTCGTGGAGACCGACGGCCGCTGGGTGATGGTCCTGCCCGACCCGGCCGAGGCCGTCACCCATCTGTGGGCAGAGGGACCCGACGACGCCTCCGCCCAGGCGCTGCTGGACGAGTGGGCGGCGGTCGTGGACAGCGCCGGCCGGTAG
- a CDS encoding CDP-alcohol phosphatidyltransferase family protein, giving the protein MEVQETRVQTDRVLTIPNILSMARLVGVPLFLWLILRPEFGGPKSDGWALLVLALSGVSDYLDGKLARRWNQVSSLGRLLDPAADRLYVLSTLLGLTWREILPLWLTALLVARELMLLVAVGVLRRHGYPPPQVNFLGKAATFNLMYAFPLLLLSDGSGWIASLAAIFGWAFAGWGTTLYWWAGVLYVVQVRRLVRADAMAD; this is encoded by the coding sequence GTGGAGGTCCAGGAGACCCGCGTCCAGACGGACCGAGTCCTCACCATCCCGAACATCCTCAGCATGGCACGGCTCGTCGGCGTACCCCTCTTCCTGTGGCTGATCCTCCGGCCGGAGTTCGGTGGCCCCAAGAGTGACGGCTGGGCCCTGCTGGTGCTCGCGTTGAGCGGCGTCAGCGACTACCTCGACGGCAAGCTCGCCCGACGGTGGAACCAGGTCAGCAGCCTCGGCCGGCTGCTCGACCCCGCGGCCGACCGACTCTACGTCCTCTCCACGCTCCTCGGTCTCACCTGGCGCGAGATTCTGCCGCTGTGGTTGACGGCTCTGCTCGTGGCACGCGAATTGATGCTCCTGGTGGCCGTGGGTGTCCTCAGGAGGCACGGCTACCCGCCGCCGCAGGTGAACTTCCTGGGTAAGGCGGCGACGTTCAACCTGATGTATGCGTTCCCCTTGTTGCTGCTCAGTGACGGCAGCGGATGGATCGCGTCACTCGCGGCTATTTTCGGATGGGCGTTCGCCGGATGGGGTACAACGCTCTATTGGTGGGCAGGAGTCCTCTACGTGGTACAAGTCCGCCGTCTGGTCCGTGCGGACGCCATGGCCGACTGA
- a CDS encoding acetoacetate--CoA ligase: MSTANPQPLWRPDPQRIAQAQITKFQTWAAEHHGAPALGGYPALHRWSVDELEAFWKAVTEWFDVRFTSPYARVLGDRSMPGAEWFPGATLNYAEHALRAAATRADEPALLHVDETHEPRPVTWSELRRQVGSLAAELRALGVRPGDRISGYLPNIPEAVVALLATAAVGAVWTSCAPDFGARSVLDRFQQVEPVVLFTVDGYRYGGKEHDRSDVVAELRRELPTLRAVVHIPLLGTEAPEGALEWSGLTSADVAPVFEPVPFDHPLWVLYSSGTTGLPKAIVQSQGGILVEHLKQLGLHCDLGPGDRFFWYTSTGWMMWNFLVSGLLTGTTIILYDGSPGYPDTGAQWRIAERTGATLFGTSAAYVMACRKAGVHPSRDFDLSTVQCVATTGSPLPPDGFRWLHDEVREDLWIASVSGGTDVCSCFAGAVPTLPVHIGELQAPCLGTDLQSWDPNGTPLIDEVGELVVTNPMPSMPIHFWNDPDGSRYHDSYFAMYPGVWRHGDWITLTSRGSVIIHGRSDSTLNRQGVRMGSADIYEAVERLPEIKESLVIGVEQPDGGYWMPLFVQLTPGAALDDALLGRIKGTIREQLSPRHVPDEVIEVPGIPHTLTGKRIEVPVKRLLQGTPLDKAVNPGSVDDLDLLRFYEELARKRA, from the coding sequence ATGTCGACCGCGAACCCCCAGCCGCTCTGGCGGCCCGATCCGCAGCGGATCGCCCAGGCACAGATCACGAAGTTCCAGACCTGGGCGGCCGAGCACCACGGCGCTCCGGCCCTGGGCGGCTACCCGGCCCTGCACCGCTGGTCCGTCGACGAGCTGGAAGCCTTCTGGAAAGCCGTCACGGAGTGGTTCGACGTACGGTTCACCAGCCCCTACGCGCGCGTGCTGGGCGACCGGTCGATGCCCGGCGCCGAGTGGTTTCCCGGCGCCACCCTGAACTACGCGGAGCACGCCCTGCGCGCGGCCGCCACACGCGCGGACGAGCCCGCCCTCCTCCACGTCGACGAGACGCACGAACCGCGCCCGGTGACCTGGTCCGAGCTGCGCCGCCAGGTGGGCTCCCTGGCCGCCGAGCTGCGCGCCCTCGGCGTACGCCCGGGGGACAGGATCAGCGGCTACCTGCCGAACATCCCCGAGGCCGTCGTCGCCCTCCTCGCCACGGCCGCCGTCGGCGCCGTCTGGACCTCCTGCGCCCCGGACTTCGGCGCCCGCAGCGTCCTCGACCGCTTCCAGCAGGTGGAACCCGTCGTCCTGTTCACCGTCGACGGCTACCGCTACGGCGGCAAGGAGCACGACCGCAGTGACGTCGTCGCCGAACTGCGCCGCGAACTGCCCACCCTGCGCGCGGTCGTCCACATCCCGCTCCTCGGCACCGAAGCCCCCGAGGGCGCCCTGGAGTGGTCCGGCCTGACCTCCGCCGACGTCGCACCCGTCTTCGAACCGGTGCCCTTCGACCACCCCCTGTGGGTGCTGTACTCCTCGGGCACCACCGGCCTGCCCAAGGCGATCGTGCAGTCCCAGGGCGGCATCCTCGTCGAGCACCTCAAGCAGCTCGGCCTGCACTGCGACCTCGGCCCCGGCGACCGCTTCTTCTGGTACACGTCGACCGGCTGGATGATGTGGAACTTCCTCGTCTCCGGACTGCTGACCGGAACGACGATCATCCTGTACGACGGCAGCCCCGGGTATCCCGACACCGGCGCCCAGTGGCGTATCGCCGAACGCACCGGAGCCACCCTGTTCGGCACCTCCGCCGCCTACGTCATGGCCTGCCGCAAGGCGGGAGTGCACCCCTCGCGCGACTTCGACCTGTCGACGGTGCAGTGCGTCGCAACGACCGGATCACCGCTGCCGCCCGACGGATTCCGCTGGCTGCACGACGAGGTCCGCGAAGATCTGTGGATCGCCTCCGTCAGCGGCGGCACCGACGTGTGCTCCTGCTTCGCCGGAGCCGTACCGACCCTCCCGGTCCACATCGGCGAGCTCCAGGCCCCGTGCCTGGGCACCGACCTGCAGTCCTGGGACCCGAACGGCACACCGCTGATCGACGAGGTCGGCGAACTCGTGGTCACCAACCCCATGCCGTCCATGCCGATCCACTTCTGGAACGACCCTGACGGCAGCCGCTACCACGACAGCTACTTCGCCATGTATCCCGGCGTGTGGCGGCACGGCGACTGGATCACGCTCACCTCCCGCGGCTCGGTGATCATCCACGGCCGCTCCGACTCCACGCTCAACCGCCAGGGCGTGCGGATGGGCTCCGCCGACATCTACGAAGCCGTCGAACGCCTCCCCGAGATCAAGGAATCCCTCGTCATCGGCGTCGAACAGCCCGACGGCGGCTACTGGATGCCCCTCTTCGTGCAACTGACCCCCGGCGCCGCCCTCGACGACGCGCTGCTCGGCCGCATCAAGGGGACCATCCGCGAACAGCTCTCCCCCCGTCACGTCCCCGACGAGGTCATCGAGGTGCCGGGCATCCCGCACACCCTCACCGGCAAGCGCATCGAGGTCCCGGTAAAGCGCCTCCTCCAGGGCACACCGCTGGACAAGGCGGTCAACCCCGGCTCGGTCGACGACCTCGACCTGCTGCGCTTCTACGAGGAACTGGCCCGCAAGCGCGCCTGA